The following are encoded together in the Archocentrus centrarchus isolate MPI-CPG fArcCen1 chromosome 23, fArcCen1, whole genome shotgun sequence genome:
- the LOC115773424 gene encoding peroxisomal succinyl-coenzyme A thioesterase-like, producing the protein MKSFRFIRGALWRVTRPQLQECTRTCHRLSAMMQIAPPILSVTPSRALVDEKFKVLVENLPPGCPVTVRSLHRSEDEDDWEAYGHYVSDHRGIVSVSEDLSFGGTYTGKEPMALLWSMRPVPGSRPGLRLRKQNVCTPMLVDISVHSGHEGFRDRAPLASAVTERWYMAPGVQRIDINEQGVRGTLFIPPGPGPFSGLLEMWGGGGGLLEYRSSLLASHGYVSLALDYTRHKHPSVNLEFKYFETAFNIIKDHPQVIPDRVGILGSSLGSVVAFALTAYSTVSKPRCIVCISSNNYYPPGRTLKASFEQFTSQVGIDENTYMSWRSSALDLTTDSSNNVDVGKINCPMLLVNGCDDQNWPAVETAEEVARLMRAAGKEHLLSRLLYPDTGHLIEPPFSPHFRATTFVINKHKVILLWGGQTKPHSDAQEDSWRKILSFLQLHLRCGPSPKEKL; encoded by the exons ATGAAGAGTTTTAGGTTTATCAgaggggctctgtggagggtgaCCAGGCCACAGCTGCAGGAGTGTACCCGTACCTGTCACAG ACTATCAGCCATGATGCAGATCGCTCCTCCGATCCTCTCCGTCACCCCGAGTCGGGCTCTGGTTGATGAGAAGTTCAAAGTGCTGGTGGAGAATCTTCCTCCGGGATGTCCGGTAACCGTCCGATCCCTCCACCGCTCCGAGGACGAGGATGACTGGGAGGCCTACGGGCACTACGTCAGCGACCACAGAGGCATCGTGTCAG TATCAGAGGATTTGAGTTTCGGAGGCACGTACACGGGAAAAGAGCCCATGGCTTTACTGTGGAGCATGCGGCCCGTCCCGGGCAGCCGCCCTGGCCTCAG GTTAAGGAAGCAGAATGTGTGCACCCCCATGCTGGTCGACATCTCGGTCCACAGTGGACACGAGGGCTTCAGGGACCGGGCCCCTCTGGCCTCAGCAGTCACAGAGAGATGGTACATGGCTCCTGGCGTCCAGAGGATCGATATTAATGAGCAAGGAGTGCGAGGGACTCTGTTTATACCTCCAG GTCCTGGACCCTTCTCCGGGCTGCTGGAGATGTGGGGAGGCGGTGGAGGGCTACTGGAGTATCGCTCCAGCTTGCTGGCATCTCATGGTTATGTTTCTTTGGCGCTGGATTACACCAGGCATAAACACCCATCTGTAAATTTGGAGTTCAAATACTTTGAG ACAGCATTTAACATTATTAAGGACCATCCTCAAGTCATACCAGACAGAGTTGGAATTCTTGGTAGTTCCCTTGGCTCTGTGGTGGCCTTCGCCTTAACAGCCTACAGCACTGTTAGCAAG CCTCGGTGCATTGTTTGCATCAGCAGCAACAACTACTACCCACCTGGGCGCACACTCAAGGCCAGCTTTGAACAATTTACCAG CCAGGTGGGGATTGATGAGAACACCTATATGAGCTGGAGAAGTTCTGCTCTGGATCTCACCACTGACTCCTCGAACAACGTGGAC GTGGGGAAAATTAACTGCCCGATGCTGCTGGTTAACGGCTGTGACGATCAGAACTGGCCTGCAGTGGAGACAGCGGAGGAA GTGGCCAGGTTGATGCGTGCAGCTGGAAAGGAACACCTGCTGAGCAGATTATTGTACCCGGACACCGGTCACCTGATTGAACCGCCATTCTCGCCTCATTTCAGAGCTACGACCTttgtaataaataaacacaagg tgatATTACTGTGGGGAGGACAAACCAAACCTCACTCAGACGCTCAGGAGGACTCCTGGAGGAAGATCTTGAGTTTTCTACAGCTTCACCTGCGCTGTGGCCCGAGTCCcaaagaaaagctgtga
- the c23h12orf56 gene encoding LOW QUALITY PROTEIN: uncharacterized protein C12orf56 homolog (The sequence of the model RefSeq protein was modified relative to this genomic sequence to represent the inferred CDS: deleted 2 bases in 2 codons), whose protein sequence is MVRSTLRANQRADALTGQVSGTFPAAHFLETRQNRRRLLTCPVEFNCKVQAGRMHLRLPADRAEVTVTEELPTPPRSGSDMAQSGSGTLLCRRNARLDSFLKRNVERVVYERIRAYEPCVVVSESINKVYMHVVLSDECVYLTEYPPRTLTAAVSFRRVRDIELVNDLPDFLSGKDRERCQHIRIIYIAEKPAGKRHDWLKGDKKERLPPVAPPSRKNSHCPEITSTLQGFSTESQWRKEELPPVLKHTRSASCPNPETLGLVRVPQPPSTPSTSPASSPSPSEESLKTLESAQLPRRIGSVLSRLLRRGCVDRKEEREVELHLYAVSRTSRLYFHLQSSWNSFIIRSTLLLDPLYRRRCRASSSAPAISWERTAHLFGQLSSELLQDGISVESLYLLLQELRTAAHRNVMLRRLFWRSSEVCTFLVHTLEGCLHGCQSPDGLDTADQLLLSTLIVETFAIMFRETEVEAARLSLLSAKKGALTSRMLLALICDPQPQTHSGASLMDLELRALLAEYLNAASSLLFELLLVGHVSSRCFSADSFLSVGWILRVLQPHPHLLSFIDYQVQQVVLVLTGLQESVLSPAHSVLLFQRLHLLLACLQYSSQLAQHLRSHFREEFRYSVKPPEATLPPHYPISRPTLRLVGQIQALILHR, encoded by the exons ATGGTCCGCTCCACTTTGCGGGCCAATCAGAGAGCAGACGCACTGACCGGCCAAGTCAGCGGCACCTTC CCTGCTGCTCACTTTCTGGAGACGCGACAGAACCGGCGC CGTCTCCTCACCTGTCCGGTGGAGTTTAACTGTAAAGTACAAGCTGGACGGATGCACCTCCGCCTGCCCGCTGACAGGGCGGAGGTTACAGTCACAGAGGAGTTACCGACGCCTCCGCGGAGCGGTTCCGACATGGCCCAGAGCGGCTCCGGGACGCTGCTGTGCCGGCGAAACGCACGGCTGGACTCCTTCCTGAAGCGGAACGTGGAGCGGGTGGTGTACGAGCGGATCCGAGCCTACGAGCCGTGCGTGGTGGTGTCGGAGTCCATCAACAAGGTGTACATGCACGTGGTACTGAGCGACGAGTGCGTGTACCTGACCGAGTACCCGCCGCGGACGCTCACGGCGGCCGTGAGCTTCAGGCGTGTGCGTGACATCGAGCTG GTGAACGACCTCCCAGATTTCCTCAGCGGGAAGGACAGGGAACGCTGCCAGCACATACGGATCATCTACATTGCTGAGAAACCTGCAGGGAAACGACATGATTGGTTAAAGGGAGACAAGAAGGAGCGGCTTCCTCCTGTAGCCCCGCCCTCTCGCAAAAACAGCCACTGTCCAGAAATAACGAGCACATTACAAG GATTTTCCACAGAGAg CCAATGGAGGAAGGAGGAGCTCCCACCAGTGTTAAAGCACACCCGCTCTGCCTCATGCCCAAACCCCGAGACTTTGGGCCTCGTGAGAGTCCCGCAGCCTCCCTCCACCCCCTCCACCTCACCTGCCTCATCTCCATCGCCCTCAGAGGAAAGcctgaagaccctcgagagtgCTCAG TTACCGCGGAGGATCGGTTCGGTCCTGTCGCGCCTGCTGAGACGAGGCTGCGTGGACaggaaggaggagagggaggtggaGCTGCACCTCTATGCCGTCTCGCGGACGTCCAGGCTTTACTTCCACCTGCAGAGCTCGTGGAACAGTTTCATTATT aGGTCCACTCTGCTGTTAGATCCGCTCTACAGAAGGAGGTGCCGTGCTTCATCCTCTGCTCCGGCCATCAG CTGGGAGCGGACGGCTCACCTGTTCGGCCAGCTGAGCTCGGAGCTCCTGCAGGACGGGATCAGCGTGGAGAGTTTGtacctgctgctgcaggagctgAGGACCGCCGCTCACCGCAACGTCATGCTACGCCGGCTCTTCTGGAGG tccaGTGAGGTGTGTACTTTCCTGGTCCACACTCTGGAGGGTTGTCTTCACGGCTGTCAGAGCCCCGATGGACTCGACACAGCAGATCAGCTACT ACTGAGCACTCTGATCGTTGAGACGTTCGCCATCATGTTCAGAGAGACGGAGGTGGAAGCTGCCAGACTCAGCCTGCTCTCTGCCAAAAA AGGAGCTCTGACCTCCCGAATGCTGCTTGCCTTAATATGTGACCCTCAGCCACAAACTCATAGTGGAGCATCTCTGATGGACTTGGAG CTTCGGGCCTTACTCGCTGAGTATCTGAACGCCGCCAGTTCTCTGctctttgagctgctgctcgTAGGCCACGTG AGCAGCAGGTGTTTCTCTGCTGACAGCTTCCTGTCTGTCGGGTGGATCCTCAGAGTCCTGCAGCCTCATCCTCACCTG CTCTCCTTCATTGATTACCAGGTCCAGCAGGTGGTGCTGGTTCTGACGGGCCTGCAGGAGTCAGTCCTGAGCCCCGCCCACTCCGTCCTGCTGTTCCAGCGCCTCCACCTCCTGCTGGCCTGTCTGCAGTACAGCAGCCAGCTGGCTCAGCACCTGCGCTCACACTTCAGGGAGGAGTTCAG GTACTCCGTGAAGCCTCCCGAAGCGACGCTGCCGCCTCACTATCCGATCAGCAGACCGACTCTGCGACTAGTTGGGCAGATTCAGGCTCTTATACTGCACAGGTGA